The proteins below are encoded in one region of Planctopirus limnophila DSM 3776:
- a CDS encoding DUF1559 domain-containing protein, translating into MSVTPRRIGFTLIELLVVIAIIAVLIALLLPAVQQAREAARRTQSRNNLKQIGIALHNYHDAHKVFPAAYLGNTRHPSRDPNTFDGPNGFAWGTMLLPYLDQAPLYNSIRTDLPCWAPQNASAVAINLPVFMSPSASNSNGPMIVRDGSGNELARFGRAHYVANAGQDEPWGYQIEDYSQIANGPMYRNSKIRTADVTDGLSNTIFIGEHSIVSDKTWVGVVPGAEVCSIDPARFPMTTCDAAATLVNVHSGPAQDEIDPVTGFAPIHPPNSPLCHVCQMYSPHAGGAHVLLGDGSVRFVSQFIHQPTWAALSSCRGNEVVAEY; encoded by the coding sequence ATGTCCGTAACCCCTCGCAGAATTGGCTTTACGCTCATTGAGCTGCTGGTCGTCATTGCGATTATCGCCGTGCTCATTGCGTTACTGCTTCCCGCAGTACAACAGGCACGCGAGGCGGCTCGGCGTACCCAAAGCCGCAATAATCTCAAACAGATCGGGATTGCACTTCATAACTACCACGACGCCCACAAGGTGTTTCCCGCGGCTTATCTCGGCAATACGAGGCATCCATCGCGGGATCCCAATACATTCGATGGCCCCAACGGGTTTGCCTGGGGCACCATGCTGCTCCCCTATCTCGACCAGGCTCCACTCTACAATTCCATTCGAACGGACCTCCCCTGCTGGGCACCGCAGAATGCCTCAGCCGTTGCCATCAATCTCCCGGTCTTCATGTCTCCCTCTGCCTCCAATTCCAACGGACCGATGATTGTTCGCGATGGATCTGGCAATGAACTGGCCAGATTCGGTCGCGCCCATTATGTGGCGAATGCCGGCCAGGATGAGCCCTGGGGGTATCAGATCGAGGATTACTCACAGATCGCCAATGGCCCGATGTACCGCAACTCGAAAATCCGCACTGCTGATGTCACCGATGGTCTGTCCAACACGATCTTCATTGGAGAGCACAGCATTGTCAGTGACAAAACGTGGGTGGGCGTGGTCCCTGGAGCCGAGGTCTGCTCCATCGATCCAGCCAGATTCCCTATGACCACATGCGATGCTGCAGCGACGCTGGTCAATGTTCACTCGGGCCCCGCTCAAGATGAGATCGATCCAGTAACAGGGTTCGCTCCCATACATCCACCCAACAGCCCGCTGTGCCATGTCTGCCAGATGTACTCTCCTCACGCAGGCGGGGCTCATGTGTTGCTGGGCGACGGCAGTGTCCGCTTCGTTTCCCAATTCATTCATCAGCCCACCTGGGCAGCACTCTCAAGCTGCCGAGGGAATGAAGTCGTTGCCGAATACTGA